A genomic window from Chlorobium phaeobacteroides DSM 266 includes:
- the lgt gene encoding prolipoprotein diacylglyceryl transferase has protein sequence MHDLLSLWQNLPSQMNPVIFSIGWLTIRWYGTMYLIAFGIVYLLTRYRLSDEKLPFSKPFTGDALTWAMAGVVLGGRLGYILFYGMSDFLADPAGTLLPWSSSTGGCSFAGITGMSYHGGVIGVVLALWFFTKSRGKGFFETFDLFIPSLPLGYMFGRLGNFINGELYGRVTEASIGMYFPLAPTYELRHPSQLYEAFFEGIVLFILLWTIRKKSPWQGFLSGIYLFGYGFVRFFIEYFREPDAHLGFIFLNFSMGQILCFVMMIAGIITLLVTRKRSGKKAHILARTEASLSGNKHNRN, from the coding sequence ATGCATGACCTTCTTTCCCTGTGGCAAAATCTGCCATCACAGATGAATCCGGTGATTTTTTCAATCGGCTGGCTCACCATCAGATGGTACGGAACCATGTACCTTATTGCTTTCGGGATTGTCTATCTCCTTACCCGTTACCGGCTGAGCGATGAAAAACTACCCTTCAGCAAACCATTTACGGGCGATGCGCTTACCTGGGCAATGGCCGGCGTTGTTCTTGGCGGCAGACTTGGTTATATCCTTTTTTACGGTATGAGTGATTTCCTCGCTGATCCTGCGGGAACGCTTCTGCCCTGGAGTTCATCAACAGGTGGATGCAGCTTTGCCGGAATTACAGGAATGTCCTATCACGGAGGAGTAATCGGTGTCGTGCTCGCTTTGTGGTTTTTCACCAAATCAAGAGGAAAAGGATTTTTCGAAACCTTCGATCTCTTTATCCCCTCCCTTCCGCTTGGCTACATGTTCGGACGACTTGGCAATTTTATTAACGGCGAGTTGTATGGCCGCGTTACCGAGGCATCGATAGGCATGTATTTTCCCCTTGCGCCGACCTATGAACTTCGCCATCCATCACAACTGTACGAAGCTTTTTTTGAGGGCATCGTCCTTTTTATTCTGCTCTGGACAATCCGCAAAAAATCGCCATGGCAGGGATTTCTGTCCGGCATCTATCTTTTCGGTTACGGGTTCGTTCGTTTTTTTATCGAGTACTTCCGCGAACCTGACGCTCATCTCGGGTTTATTTTTCTGAACTTTTCAATGGGGCAGATTCTCTGTTTCGTGATGATGATTGCGGGAATAATCACGCTTTTGGTTACCAGAAAACGTTCAGGAAAAAAGGCGCACATTCTCGCCAGGACCGAAGCATCGCTTTCTGGCAATAAGCATAACCGCAACTGA
- a CDS encoding TMEM165/GDT1 family protein: MDAFWLSLVMIFLAELGDKTQLVALTLATCYNTRVVIWGIFWATLAVHVFSAAIGWFIGDRLPGEWISFIAGIAFIGFGFWTLRGDTLDDDEESCKTTIHPFWLVFTTFFMAELGDKTMLSTITLATNNPFLPVWLGSTIGMVLSDGLAIIAGKMLGAKLPEKTIKIGAACIFFLFGAFSMYEGGSGFNLSIWASAVAVILLSGYIFLRKPAQRSH, from the coding sequence ATGGATGCCTTCTGGCTCTCTCTGGTGATGATTTTTCTGGCTGAACTTGGCGACAAGACGCAGCTTGTCGCCCTTACCCTTGCCACCTGTTATAATACAAGGGTTGTCATATGGGGAATTTTCTGGGCTACGCTTGCCGTGCATGTGTTTTCGGCGGCTATCGGGTGGTTCATTGGCGACCGTCTGCCAGGGGAGTGGATCTCCTTTATTGCCGGTATTGCCTTTATAGGATTCGGCTTCTGGACCCTTCGCGGCGACACGCTTGATGATGATGAGGAATCATGCAAAACAACCATTCACCCGTTCTGGCTTGTGTTTACTACGTTTTTCATGGCTGAGCTGGGTGACAAAACCATGCTTTCGACCATAACCCTTGCCACGAACAATCCCTTTCTTCCGGTATGGCTCGGTTCCACTATCGGCATGGTGCTCTCTGACGGCCTTGCTATTATTGCCGGAAAGATGCTCGGCGCAAAACTTCCTGAAAAAACCATTAAAATCGGCGCCGCATGCATTTTCTTTCTCTTCGGAGCTTTCAGTATGTACGAAGGGGGCTCCGGTTTCAATCTCTCTATCTGGGCTTCCGCTGTAGCAGTAATACTGCTTTCGGGCTATATATTTCTGCGAAAGCCCGCACAGAGATCTCACTGA
- a CDS encoding rubredoxin — MSKQSLPAFRCEECGYVYDPLEGDPDSHIPPGAPFETVPDEWCCPVCNMSKRTFALLS; from the coding sequence ATGAGTAAGCAATCCCTGCCGGCATTCCGGTGCGAAGAGTGTGGATATGTCTATGATCCTCTCGAAGGCGATCCTGACAGCCATATTCCTCCAGGAGCCCCATTTGAAACGGTGCCCGATGAGTGGTGCTGTCCGGTTTGCAATATGAGCAAGAGAACGTTTGCGCTTTTAAGCTAA
- a CDS encoding ABC transporter permease, with product MRTAFFIARRFAFRQRSGSKPTFIVLASVIGIAVGTAALILTLSIVNGFAVSIEKKLISFSAHLQIRQSDDRYFAETRSDLNLITSHPEVESASPFFEKNLILKSKSATDNVDVPMVKPVVLKGISNIEMERFLENRLLGGARQSAANADALGLYIGKSLAENLALKTGDKVLLIGMQKGTIENVGTDQAGILDLLASLDLESGTIQGIYDTGLQQGFDDFVLLGDLEKVQNRFGPGKISGYEVRVDNIGLVEKTSETLVSRLGFPFFSSTVFQRYANLFEWLKLQKNITPLLIVTITVVAVFNILSTILVLIIEKTREIGMLGALGIEPGKISMIFLGQAFFIAFIGIAAGNILALSLSLFEMRFHLITLPEKSYFIKYVPLLIEPMDYFIVSAAVMLLTLLFAIIPARIAASLKPGTALGS from the coding sequence ATGAGGACAGCGTTTTTTATTGCCAGACGTTTTGCATTCAGACAGCGTTCCGGCTCAAAACCGACGTTTATTGTTCTTGCTTCCGTTATCGGTATTGCCGTCGGAACGGCCGCACTGATTCTTACCCTCTCCATCGTGAACGGGTTTGCTGTCAGCATTGAAAAAAAACTCATCTCCTTCAGCGCTCATCTTCAGATTCGTCAGTCTGATGACCGCTATTTTGCTGAAACCCGTTCCGATCTCAACCTCATAACGAGTCATCCGGAAGTTGAGAGTGCATCGCCGTTTTTTGAGAAAAATCTTATTCTCAAAAGCAAAAGCGCAACGGATAACGTTGACGTACCAATGGTTAAGCCTGTTGTCCTGAAGGGTATATCGAATATCGAGATGGAGCGTTTTCTTGAAAATCGGCTTTTGGGCGGTGCTCGGCAGAGCGCAGCGAATGCTGACGCGCTCGGGCTGTATATCGGCAAATCGCTCGCCGAAAATCTTGCTCTCAAGACCGGCGACAAGGTTTTGCTTATCGGCATGCAGAAAGGAACCATCGAGAACGTCGGCACGGATCAGGCCGGTATTCTTGACCTGCTCGCATCTCTTGATCTCGAGTCGGGCACTATTCAGGGTATTTATGATACCGGTCTGCAGCAGGGTTTTGATGATTTCGTGCTGCTCGGCGACCTTGAAAAAGTTCAGAATCGATTCGGCCCGGGCAAGATCAGCGGGTATGAGGTGCGTGTTGACAATATCGGCCTTGTCGAAAAAACATCGGAAACGCTGGTGTCGCGTCTCGGGTTTCCGTTTTTTTCATCAACGGTGTTTCAGCGGTATGCCAATCTGTTTGAATGGCTCAAGCTCCAGAAAAACATCACACCGCTGCTTATTGTCACCATCACCGTTGTTGCGGTTTTCAATATTCTTTCGACGATTCTTGTGCTGATCATTGAAAAAACAAGAGAGATCGGGATGCTTGGAGCCCTTGGCATTGAACCGGGAAAAATCAGCATGATCTTTCTGGGACAGGCTTTTTTTATCGCTTTTATCGGGATTGCCGCCGGCAATATCCTGGCGCTTTCGCTCTCGCTGTTTGAAATGCGTTTTCATTTGATCACGCTTCCTGAAAAAAGTTATTTCATCAAGTATGTTCCCTTGCTCATTGAGCCGATGGACTATTTCATTGTTTCAGCAGCCGTGATGTTGTTGACGCTGCTTTTTGCAATTATTCCCGCAAGAATCGCCGCTTCGCTGAAGCCGGGAACAGCTCTCGGATCATGA
- a CDS encoding ATP-binding protein: protein MQTPEEHLGSFYLGAEYDIPTGKLVDRPVHFDARDLTTHAVCVGMTGSGKTGLCIGLLEEAAIDKVPTLIIDPKGDMTNLLLQFPDLLPENFLPWINEDDARRKGKSVEDLAASTAEVWKKGLADWGIDPGRIRMLQDSADFTIYTPGSDAGVPVNISGSLQAPGVDFDEHAEAIRERINGTVTALLGLAGINADPVRSREAILLAGIFEYFWRKNENLDLAGLIGSIQKPPVRQVGVFDIDTFFPEKERFGLAMSFNTIIASPTFQSWLTGEPLDVDRMLHTREGKPKHSIFYLAHLSDSERMFFVTLLLENVLTWVRAQTGTSSLRALLYFDEVFGFLPPVAEPSSKRPLLTLLKQARASGLGCVLVTQNPVDLDYKGLTNTGTWFIGKLQAERDKERVLEGLKSAISEAGGENGKTDYDALISQLGNRVFLMHNVHEDRPVVFQTRWAMSYLCGPMQRPQIRKLMASRKKSVAEPAVQGSELPVSPNPSSSPIAERSLSSEGFSIKQPSLEPTVKQFFLPVLISAEEALEQIQKNNGSESITPPLQLVYEPAVIGSASVVFSDRKRNISKQENMLLAFQDFGRNEGAIAWDKAEQLTIQPDSLTAVPDQSAAGFGEVPENANKASELDRFRKSLAEWLYYNARLKLSQHNELDLFRRPEESERDFSIRLQQAAREKRDLEVDQLEKKFAPRLRQLEEKIAREERELAKDEADHESRKAQELIGIGETVLGFFLGRKSSRGISSAVSRRRMTATAKTDVEESREVIEDLRSEIATLEAEMKEMADTIRVKWEHPEAGLVTEELAPKRNDVAVHFATLGWLPFWRTTATLNNQVSRSIAAYEAGGN from the coding sequence ATGCAGACACCTGAAGAACATCTCGGCTCGTTTTATCTCGGTGCCGAATACGACATCCCGACAGGTAAACTCGTTGATCGTCCCGTTCACTTTGACGCGAGGGACCTCACTACGCATGCGGTTTGTGTGGGTATGACCGGAAGCGGAAAAACGGGGCTCTGCATCGGTCTGCTTGAAGAAGCAGCGATCGATAAAGTGCCGACACTCATTATCGATCCCAAAGGAGATATGACAAACCTGCTCCTGCAGTTTCCCGATCTCCTGCCGGAAAACTTTCTGCCCTGGATCAATGAAGATGATGCTCGTCGAAAAGGAAAAAGCGTAGAGGATCTTGCCGCATCGACGGCGGAGGTTTGGAAAAAAGGGCTTGCCGACTGGGGAATCGACCCTGGGAGAATAAGAATGTTGCAGGATTCGGCTGATTTTACCATCTATACGCCGGGGTCGGATGCCGGGGTGCCGGTCAACATTTCAGGCAGCCTTCAGGCACCGGGAGTGGATTTTGACGAACATGCCGAAGCCATCAGGGAGCGCATCAACGGCACCGTTACCGCCCTGCTCGGACTGGCAGGCATCAATGCCGACCCGGTACGCAGCCGTGAAGCTATTCTTCTTGCTGGCATATTTGAGTATTTCTGGCGAAAAAACGAAAATCTCGACCTTGCCGGACTTATCGGATCAATACAGAAGCCTCCCGTACGACAGGTAGGCGTTTTTGATATCGATACATTTTTTCCCGAAAAGGAGCGGTTCGGGCTGGCCATGTCGTTCAATACCATAATTGCCTCGCCGACTTTCCAGAGCTGGCTGACAGGTGAACCTCTCGATGTTGACCGGATGCTGCATACCCGCGAAGGAAAACCAAAGCACAGTATTTTTTATCTTGCTCACCTTTCAGACAGCGAACGGATGTTTTTCGTCACGCTCCTGCTTGAAAACGTACTCACCTGGGTGAGGGCCCAGACCGGAACGTCCAGTTTGCGCGCGCTGCTCTACTTCGATGAGGTGTTCGGCTTTCTGCCACCAGTAGCCGAACCCTCTTCGAAACGCCCGCTGCTTACCCTGCTCAAACAGGCGAGAGCTTCAGGGCTCGGTTGCGTGCTGGTAACGCAGAATCCGGTTGATCTCGACTACAAAGGACTTACCAATACCGGAACATGGTTTATCGGCAAACTCCAGGCTGAACGTGACAAGGAGCGCGTGCTTGAAGGATTGAAAAGCGCCATCAGCGAAGCTGGCGGAGAAAACGGCAAAACAGATTACGATGCTCTGATCAGCCAGCTCGGAAACCGGGTTTTTCTCATGCATAATGTTCACGAAGATCGTCCGGTTGTTTTTCAGACCCGATGGGCCATGAGCTATCTCTGTGGTCCGATGCAGCGACCGCAGATCCGAAAACTGATGGCATCCCGAAAAAAGAGCGTCGCCGAACCCGCAGTCCAGGGCTCGGAACTCCCTGTATCTCCAAACCCTTCATCGTCACCGATTGCAGAGCGCTCGCTCTCCTCCGAAGGGTTCAGCATAAAGCAGCCCTCTCTTGAGCCGACAGTAAAACAGTTCTTTCTGCCCGTATTGATCAGCGCCGAAGAGGCTCTTGAACAAATTCAGAAAAACAACGGGTCGGAGTCGATCACCCCGCCCCTTCAACTGGTCTATGAGCCTGCCGTCATCGGCTCGGCATCGGTTGTTTTTTCCGACCGGAAACGAAACATCAGCAAGCAGGAGAACATGCTGCTTGCCTTTCAGGATTTCGGAAGAAACGAAGGAGCCATTGCCTGGGATAAAGCCGAACAACTCACCATCCAGCCTGACAGCCTGACAGCAGTTCCCGACCAATCTGCGGCAGGGTTTGGCGAAGTTCCTGAAAACGCCAACAAGGCTTCGGAACTCGACCGGTTCAGAAAATCACTGGCAGAGTGGCTGTACTACAATGCCCGGCTGAAACTATCGCAGCACAATGAGCTCGACCTTTTCCGCAGACCCGAAGAGTCCGAGCGTGACTTTTCGATACGTCTTCAGCAGGCGGCACGTGAAAAACGGGATCTTGAGGTTGATCAGCTTGAAAAAAAGTTTGCCCCGCGCCTCCGGCAGCTTGAGGAAAAGATAGCTCGTGAAGAGCGCGAACTGGCTAAAGACGAGGCGGATCATGAGAGCAGAAAAGCGCAGGAACTGATCGGAATCGGCGAAACCGTGCTTGGATTTTTTCTTGGAAGAAAAAGCAGTCGGGGAATCAGCAGCGCCGTATCGCGAAGGAGAATGACGGCGACAGCTAAAACCGATGTCGAAGAGTCCCGGGAGGTAATCGAAGATCTCCGTAGCGAAATCGCAACACTCGAAGCGGAAATGAAAGAGATGGCCGACACGATAAGAGTAAAATGGGAACATCCGGAAGCAGGTCTTGTCACCGAAGAGCTTGCGCCGAAAAGAAACGACGTCGCCGTCCATTTTGCGACGCTCGGATGGCTCCCCTTCTGGCGCACGACAGCTACCCTTAATAACCAGGTATCGCGTTCAATAGCCGCCTATGAAGCGGGGGGAAACTAA
- a CDS encoding GNAT family N-acetyltransferase codes for MIAVRTATSCDIDRCAELLGTLFSEEHEFAPDARAQKQGLSMVIGNPSNGIIFVCEVDGAVQGMVMLLFTVSTFLGKKAAILEDMIVEPRWRGKGIGTNLINHATAFAEEEGFGRITLLTDHDNLAALAFYNRQGFIPSEMKVLRKML; via the coding sequence ATGATTGCAGTAAGAACAGCAACATCCTGCGACATCGATCGCTGCGCAGAACTTCTCGGCACTCTTTTCAGCGAGGAACACGAGTTCGCTCCCGATGCAAGGGCGCAGAAGCAGGGCCTCTCAATGGTAATCGGCAACCCTTCGAACGGCATCATTTTTGTTTGTGAGGTTGACGGCGCCGTTCAGGGAATGGTGATGCTGCTGTTTACAGTCAGCACGTTTCTCGGCAAAAAGGCCGCTATTCTTGAAGACATGATCGTTGAGCCTCGATGGCGAGGCAAAGGAATCGGAACAAACCTGATAAACCATGCAACAGCGTTTGCCGAAGAGGAGGGTTTTGGGCGCATTACCCTGCTGACCGATCATGACAATCTTGCAGCCCTTGCATTCTATAATCGCCAGGGATTTATACCGTCCGAAATGAAGGTTTTGCGGAAAATGCTGTAA
- a CDS encoding lipocalin family protein, with product MFSRIFGKKTSSAVYQTVATVDVARYCGTWYEIASFPSRQQKRCMKTKAEYTLSDNGTVAVRNSCRRGKREASIKAVASAVPGTGNAKLKVIFFGFIKADYWVIDLAPDYSWAAVSNPAGSRLWLLSRTPYMEESLYTDIVNKLAVKGLDISKLSRTAQ from the coding sequence ATGTTTTCAAGAATTTTTGGAAAAAAAACATCATCCGCGGTATATCAAACCGTAGCAACTGTCGATGTAGCCCGTTATTGCGGAACCTGGTACGAGATTGCATCATTTCCGAGTCGTCAGCAAAAGCGATGCATGAAGACGAAAGCCGAATATACGCTGTCCGATAACGGGACTGTGGCTGTGCGCAATTCATGCAGACGAGGAAAAAGAGAGGCTTCGATAAAGGCTGTAGCATCGGCGGTGCCGGGTACGGGTAATGCAAAACTGAAAGTGATCTTTTTCGGATTCATCAAAGCTGATTACTGGGTTATCGATCTCGCCCCTGATTACTCATGGGCAGCAGTTTCGAATCCTGCGGGTTCAAGGTTATGGCTCCTCAGCCGGACGCCCTATATGGAAGAATCGCTCTATACGGATATTGTCAATAAGCTTGCCGTGAAGGGGCTGGATATTTCAAAACTCTCCAGAACCGCTCAGTAG
- a CDS encoding GGDEF domain-containing protein yields the protein MSNQYRNTLRLLLPVFLTAGFITVTLVAGTAFFMIWRQTLLDDLKAREALCFDLLDLKGQLSENPLRSDRDSTIHSPQQRSEENLQIVRFMMRKAADNAAKAGAGEIRAILSGTLKGDQLLERKNITLLRLELENMINKTKESVRERREYFVFANNLFLFFTFVVLVGLCLWEGLLLIRHYRVQSAPLFQLSGRLAAFNRNLPESIQETADKIKTDMKFMPHSFEIGQITETLVSLCEDVAVKSKKLDELFIRDEKTTLYNYRYFKEHLIIDVERAKRFDYKVSLAMIDIDHFKQYNDANGHIAGDQVLGRLADVIVSQCRSSDVPSRFGGEEFAVLFPKTAHETASSIAERLRMVICAEPIPHEKHQPSGRLTVSIGIATFPDDAADWYTLINNADRALYHAKAAGRNMVIAFSSIDQGDKTT from the coding sequence ATGAGCAATCAATACAGAAATACGTTACGCCTGCTTCTGCCTGTTTTTCTGACAGCAGGTTTTATTACCGTGACGCTTGTCGCAGGGACGGCTTTTTTTATGATTTGGCGTCAAACGCTGCTTGACGACCTTAAAGCACGAGAGGCTCTCTGTTTCGATCTCCTTGATCTCAAGGGGCAGCTTTCTGAAAATCCCCTGCGTTCAGACAGGGATTCGACGATCCATTCGCCGCAACAGAGGAGCGAAGAGAACTTGCAGATTGTCCGGTTTATGATGAGAAAGGCTGCCGATAATGCCGCAAAGGCGGGTGCCGGAGAGATTCGTGCGATTCTGTCAGGAACGTTGAAAGGTGATCAGCTTCTTGAACGGAAGAATATCACGCTGCTCCGACTGGAGCTTGAGAACATGATCAACAAAACAAAAGAGAGCGTTCGCGAAAGACGGGAGTATTTCGTTTTTGCCAACAATCTTTTTCTCTTTTTTACATTTGTCGTGCTGGTTGGCTTATGCCTCTGGGAGGGTTTATTGCTGATCCGCCATTACAGGGTGCAATCCGCTCCGCTTTTTCAGCTTTCGGGGAGGCTCGCGGCGTTTAACAGAAACCTCCCGGAGAGTATTCAGGAAACTGCCGACAAGATTAAAACGGATATGAAGTTTATGCCGCACTCTTTTGAGATAGGCCAGATAACGGAAACGCTTGTATCTCTTTGCGAGGATGTTGCGGTAAAAAGCAAAAAACTTGACGAGCTGTTTATTCGGGATGAAAAAACCACCCTCTACAACTACAGGTATTTCAAGGAACATCTCATTATTGACGTTGAAAGAGCAAAGCGTTTTGATTACAAGGTCTCTCTTGCCATGATTGATATCGATCATTTCAAACAGTACAATGATGCCAATGGGCATATAGCCGGAGATCAGGTTCTCGGGCGTCTGGCCGATGTGATCGTCAGCCAGTGTCGAAGTTCCGATGTTCCTTCGCGCTTTGGCGGCGAAGAGTTTGCCGTTCTTTTTCCCAAAACCGCACACGAGACCGCCAGCTCTATTGCTGAACGGCTGCGTATGGTTATTTGTGCAGAACCGATACCTCATGAAAAACATCAGCCATCAGGCCGTTTGACGGTCAGTATCGGCATTGCAACATTTCCGGACGATGCCGCCGACTGGTATACCCTTATCAATAATGCCGATCGCGCGCTCTATCACGCAAAAGCCGCCGGAAGAAACATGGTTATCGCATTTTCATCTATTGATCAGGGGGATAAAACGACATGA
- a CDS encoding ABC transporter permease: MNIALWIARRFSFARKRFRVVNVISAISLAGIIVGVCTLLVVMSVLNGFQKLAWDLFVTLDSPVQIVPKTGRSMTISPQLLHSIAALQGVSSVEPFLEGEAVLVGSEKSELVMIKGLSEGAHNRLVKVTRSSAPFFTGDNVSVGEQLAYRTELRPFSEISLFSPELVAIGLESLSEPYLLPALKISRSNVTTLFSLQKVFDDRFILASNSFAQEVLLLRADEYSGLDIRTNKAFSDKKLQAALREWLKENGMERGFVLRTLEQKYRDIFAVMELEKWVSFSVLMLVILVAALSLTGTLAMTAIDKQRELFYLRCLGLEKPAFMAIFIIQGGMTGVFGTAAGAALAWAICKTQELSGFVELPSKSAFIISAYPVEMKVGDFAIVAVTAIVLCLLVSLYPARKAAQIANSNSLDVKGG, translated from the coding sequence ATGAATATCGCTTTATGGATTGCCCGTCGTTTCAGTTTTGCCCGTAAACGATTCAGGGTTGTCAATGTCATTTCGGCTATCAGTCTTGCCGGGATTATCGTCGGGGTCTGCACGTTGCTTGTTGTGATGAGTGTGCTGAACGGTTTTCAGAAGCTTGCCTGGGATCTTTTCGTCACGCTTGACAGCCCCGTTCAGATTGTTCCAAAAACCGGCAGAAGCATGACGATAAGCCCTCAACTTCTGCACTCGATTGCTGCGCTTCAGGGGGTGTCGTCCGTTGAGCCTTTTCTTGAAGGTGAAGCGGTTCTTGTCGGATCCGAAAAAAGTGAACTGGTCATGATAAAAGGTCTGAGCGAGGGAGCGCATAACCGACTGGTGAAGGTTACCCGCTCTTCGGCTCCTTTCTTTACCGGTGATAACGTGAGCGTGGGGGAGCAGCTCGCCTATCGTACAGAGCTTCGTCCGTTCAGCGAGATATCGCTTTTCAGTCCGGAACTTGTCGCCATCGGTCTTGAGTCGCTTTCGGAACCATATCTTCTGCCTGCACTGAAAATATCCCGATCAAATGTAACGACGCTTTTTTCCTTGCAGAAAGTATTCGACGATCGCTTTATTCTTGCATCGAACTCTTTTGCCCAGGAGGTTCTGCTCTTGCGCGCCGATGAATATTCCGGTCTTGATATCAGAACAAACAAGGCTTTTTCCGACAAAAAGCTGCAGGCGGCTCTTCGGGAGTGGCTCAAAGAGAACGGTATGGAAAGAGGGTTTGTTCTTCGTACTCTTGAACAAAAGTATCGCGATATTTTTGCGGTGATGGAGCTTGAGAAGTGGGTGAGTTTCAGCGTGCTCATGCTGGTAATTCTGGTTGCGGCTTTGAGCCTGACCGGCACCCTTGCCATGACTGCGATCGATAAACAGCGGGAGCTGTTTTATCTGCGCTGTCTGGGGCTTGAAAAACCGGCATTTATGGCCATTTTTATCATTCAGGGCGGTATGACCGGGGTTTTCGGTACGGCTGCAGGGGCGGCACTTGCCTGGGCGATCTGCAAAACCCAGGAGCTTTCCGGATTTGTTGAACTTCCGTCGAAAAGCGCGTTTATCATCTCAGCCTATCCTGTGGAGATGAAAGTCGGCGATTTTGCCATTGTTGCCGTTACCGCTATTGTGCTCTGTCTGCTTGTGAGCCTCTATCCTGCCCGAAAAGCAGCACAAATCGCAAACAGTAACTCACTTGACGTAAAAGGAGGCTGA
- a CDS encoding ABC transporter ATP-binding protein → MIPLLEINDLSFTWPESSLSVFDQLHLKVEEGDFILVKGVSGSGKSTLLRLIVRLNEPQRGSILYRGISVTTIAPALLRRSLCYVAQIPRMADATIRENLLLPFTFAVNAEKSPPDTNKLQGMLEAFYLSGLSLDQSALKLSTGQQQRLAFMRAMLLEPDLLLLDEPTSALDAESAEMIFSLMQRLSLEGKTIIAVTHSDVAIESPRLLTGLLENKNLVLKK, encoded by the coding sequence ATGATTCCTTTGCTTGAAATCAACGATCTCTCGTTTACCTGGCCGGAGTCATCCCTTTCGGTTTTCGATCAGTTACATCTGAAGGTGGAGGAAGGCGATTTTATTCTGGTCAAAGGGGTGTCCGGATCGGGCAAGTCAACGCTTCTGCGTCTCATAGTCCGTTTGAACGAACCACAGCGCGGCTCTATTCTTTACAGGGGTATTTCTGTCACGACGATCGCTCCTGCGCTGCTTCGCCGTTCTCTCTGTTATGTGGCACAAATTCCCCGTATGGCAGACGCAACGATTCGCGAGAACCTGCTGCTTCCGTTTACCTTTGCCGTTAATGCCGAAAAATCTCCACCCGATACCAATAAACTGCAGGGCATGCTTGAAGCATTTTATCTCTCGGGTCTTTCGCTCGACCAATCGGCGCTCAAACTCTCCACGGGGCAGCAGCAGCGGCTTGCTTTCATGCGGGCCATGCTGCTTGAACCGGATCTTCTGCTTCTTGACGAACCGACCTCGGCTCTTGATGCCGAAAGCGCCGAAATGATTTTTTCGCTCATGCAGCGTCTCAGCCTTGAGGGGAAAACAATCATCGCGGTAACGCATAGCGACGTTGCCATAGAGAGTCCCCGCCTGCTTACGGGTCTGCTTGAAAATAAAAATCTTGTCCTGAAGAAATAA
- a CDS encoding ABC transporter permease, translating into MGVIEISTGQLLLALVFVFIAQAASLVWHLGLNRDILVGTVRTFAQLFLMGYALTFVLQSESVWLTIGVFLLMVISAVFIIKGRVREKQIPYILPTFITMLLSYFVTAVFVSGLVIGSSPWWEPRYFLPAGGMIIGNSMSALAIALERLFSEIRKGKDLVEMKLSLGANYREASADIFKNAVTAGMIPSINAMMGVGLVFIPGMMSGQILAGVDPLLAIRYQIVVMLMLVGSTAVSSVAVMLIARKRCFGPGENVRLFS; encoded by the coding sequence ATGGGAGTTATTGAGATTTCAACCGGGCAGCTTCTGCTGGCGCTTGTTTTTGTTTTTATCGCCCAGGCGGCATCGCTTGTCTGGCATCTCGGTTTGAATCGGGATATTCTGGTCGGAACAGTGCGAACGTTTGCGCAGCTTTTTCTTATGGGCTATGCGCTGACGTTTGTCTTGCAGTCAGAGAGCGTTTGGCTGACAATCGGGGTTTTTCTTCTCATGGTAATATCAGCCGTCTTTATCATAAAAGGGCGGGTCAGGGAAAAGCAGATACCCTATATTCTGCCAACCTTTATAACCATGCTGTTGAGCTATTTTGTAACCGCCGTGTTTGTATCGGGGCTTGTTATAGGCAGTTCGCCCTGGTGGGAGCCCCGATATTTTCTGCCAGCCGGAGGGATGATTATCGGGAACTCGATGTCGGCACTTGCCATTGCCCTTGAACGACTTTTCAGCGAGATACGCAAGGGAAAAGATCTTGTCGAGATGAAACTTTCGCTTGGCGCCAATTACCGTGAAGCAAGTGCCGATATTTTCAAAAACGCGGTTACCGCCGGTATGATTCCCTCCATCAATGCCATGATGGGCGTCGGGCTGGTATTTATTCCCGGCATGATGTCCGGCCAGATTCTTGCCGGCGTTGACCCTCTGCTGGCGATTCGATACCAGATTGTCGTCATGCTTATGCTTGTCGGCTCAACGGCAGTTTCGTCAGTTGCGGTTATGCTTATTGCCAGAAAGCGATGCTTCGGTCCTGGCGAGAATGTGCGCCTTTTTTCCTGA